acaataattttttaaaaGCACTTTTTAatgataaatacataatttcAGAAACTGGGAACAAATACTTGTAACACCTCTGGGGTTTAGCACTGTTTTAAACATGCAATTAACATTTAAAGACCAAGTTAATTACATCAGGCTTTTCACATACGTATatgtatatgtgcatatgtgcaaATGTACGCGTGCAGTGACATATACATTGCTTTAATTTTCAAATCAATCCACTCGTGCCTATGAAATTGAGTAGGGACCTTTCCCTTATCTTAATTAACAAATGACTAGTTGGAATCTAGGGGAGAAAACAaaattttgcacataaaatgataaGTCATTCGAATCACGGTTTTTGGAAattcaaaataatttttaaaccaTAACTCGAATGAAATTTTgcccaacacgaaagttgtaaaTCTTcgaatttcctacaactttgatgttcaccgtttttcgagtttcaatatAAAAATTTGAATCATTTTGAGTCAAACTTTGGTTGACCCTcatctctctcttcttcttctctctccctcctctattTTCCCTGCCTACAGCAGAGCTAGCGGCGCTAGGCCTGCCGCAGCTCGCTGCGCCGTCCCGGCGAGTACTGCCCGGCCATGAGTGCCTCTCTTGCACGCCCCGCTGACCTTCCCTCCCATCCCATCATTGCTGCAGCACGCCTCCTCCTCGCTGCGCCCCTGCTCGGCTTCGATGGCGCTCCGCGACGCTGCCGTGGCAACAAACGAGCACGCCATGGCGCACGCGCCTGCCCGAGACACTGCCCGCGGCCGGCCTTCAATGCCGCGCGCCACCGACACCCCCAGCCCCTCCAGTAGCTCCATCCCCTCCCTTGGCTCGCTATAACAGGGCACATACCCCCTGCTCACGGACAGAATGCCGCACGCCATTAGCGTCGCTTCCAGCTCGTCGTCGACCTCCTCCGTCCGCCCATCCCCCATCCTCAAGATATAAAAACTCAAGTGTTGTGTATGTCATTTTATGTGATTTTGAGTATAGGATAtcgtactatcaagggggatgcaacatcagtggtttgacattactaaaagtgctcatagctatCCCATGTGAGAAAAATCAGAGAGAAACACTTGAGAGCAGAAAACCTactgtgaccggtctgaccggtcaagccgaccggtctgaccggtctgagtccAACGACTAGTAATTTCAAACCGAccggtctgggggaccggtctAACTCTGACAGAGCAATGACTAGTTTATgagagaggggtatttataccccacaccctcacccattcgtgggtgctgatgccATTACATTCCAGAGCCATCTCTGAGCCGTGAAAGCACTTGAGAAGTCccccccaacctctctttgtgagatttgagtGAATCAAGATTAGATCCCTGAGTCGGGTTGAGTGAAACCTTTGCTAAGAGAGCATTTGAGCAGTGAGAGTATAAGccatagcttgagcacttgtGGTTGCGTCAGCCAACTTGTTTGAAgtatttgttactcttggaggtgaagcctccaAGACgactaggcgtcgccggctagcacccaagcttgtggtgagcagcggcaagtttatTGCAGCAGCGATTGTGTGCCACAAGGACACATAGTCATATAGTGGAAAgaaggagatagcttgaccgtGTGGTCgccataagcttcctcaacggagagtagaattcacacgtggtgaacgtggtgaatctgaatttcGGTGAAACAAATCACTGTGTCTCTTCTGCATCATCATCATTTGGTTTGCCTCACACTTTGTGCTCTAGCATTATTTGTGCTTCCACTTCGATCTACTCGATTGTGctgtttctgtgtgtgcagggTTGTGGAATATATTCACTGACATCTACAGAAGCAATACAATCAGTTGTATACCTGCTAGAGCTCGTAAAGAGGGAAATAACTTAATTTGTGTGTAGTTTCTgcattggaccggtctgaccggtcttccacaccggtctaaccggttggagTTTTTGTTGTCGTGTTAagtgttggaccggtctgaccggtctgcctgaCCGGTCAGTAACTGACAACTGTGTTAAGTGTTTTAAACTGCAGGATTAGCTTTTAAACGCCTATTCACActccccctctaggcgacatcacgggATTTAAGATCCTTTCACTATTATCTAtctatgattttttttgagattacacagtacaactaagaCACTCATAACGCATgcacactcacacccctatgaaTACACGGACGCAATCCTATCCCTATGAGCATATCACTGAATGCACAATGCCGTTAAATCTCAAAATATTCGCTTCCATAGAGAGTCGAACCCAAGACCTCAGATGTTATCGAGGCTCTTATAACCACCAGGTTACAAGCCCTTTCGCATCTATCTATGATATTGATTGCACTTGGAATTGCAGTTTTCACTCACTTGCCTGCTCTGCCCTGATCGCTTGGTCAGGTACGTACGCAGTGGCTTTCGTGTGCATCCAGGCCGAATACCTAATTTTTCCTTGCAAAAGTTCAATATATCTCAAATATATGCATAAGTATTAGGCTAAATACTCCATTTCTTGAGTTAGAATTCAACGGAAAGTATAATATCAATCTAACAGTCTCTTCAAGCCAGTCCACTGCCAGCCACTCCGAAACCTCATCCAAAGAGTGCAGCGTGTCTCTCTCAACTCCTTCACGGAGCTCATCCCCAAAATTGATTTAAGTCAACATCTATCGATGACGGTGAGAGCAGCCAAGATTTTAGAGTTGAGCCTCTTGAGGGCTGCTGCGAGCAGCGTAGGCACAAGGACGTCAGGGCGGCAAGACAGCATCCAGCAGCAGATGGAGTACGAAGtgagcaaaattttatttttctcatttttctagcttaatttatttatttagttGCATCGTTACGGCATATTGTAAACTTTGTAAATTGAAGAAGAAATTAATTGATAAACTTTTTtatcgaatacgcaggagagctgcacatctttgtattaagaaaaagaataaaaatttTCATACAACGCGAGCTGACTCGCCACACAATCACTCACACAAACGCTTATGTTACACAACCAAAAGGAACAAGCGTTGAGGCGTAACTCACGTGCACAAGGGTCGATCCAGCATAAGCCTTCCTGTCTGATCATATGGATGACCAGGTTGACACTAGCTGCAGCGCCTCTGAACACGCGGGCATTCCTCTCCTTCCAAAGATGCTAGGTAATTAGCGCGAAAAGGGCGTCGAACCCCTTCCTCTTGTAGCCTGGTAGTTGCTGTCGCAGAAGCGACCACCAGGTGCTGCAGAATTTCCCACCAAACTTGCAATGAGAAGAAACACTGAAACAACATATGTTCACTCGTCTAGTGAAGTCCGTAATTGATAAGAGTTGAAAATATGTGTAGACTCTGCTTTGAATACCCAACTTGAAAAATCTGGTGCCAACCGCAACCGGGCGGCACGGCAGCTGTATGGTTGTCCCGTACGAGCCGCCACTGGCGATGAGATTTATTTTGTGCCGGAATATAAGGAAAAACATTTTCCTAGTGaaaattttgatgcgactttcTAGTGAAAACAGTTGCACTCAAGACCGGAGCTGAGGGGATGGCCTTCAGCAGTCGACGCGGACCGGGTCAATTGCGGTGGCCTCGGTTCCCGGCCGCTTGCGCCCCACTAGCTTTGCATTGCACACTTGGCCCGGCGTGTCCAGGTGCAGATGCGATGCCCCCCCAGCCGCACTGCGTACTACTACTCGTTATCCAAAGGGAAGGGCGCCCGTACGAATTACTTATTAGTAGATCGCTTGCTTGTCCAAGATTATATTTTGCATGTTTTATTTGGCGATTGGCGTCCTCCACAGTTGAAACATCCATCCTGTTGCTTCTAGAGCACCGCTACTTGCCTCCAAAAGcaaaaacattgccaaattccAGGTGGCCGCAGCGCAACTTGAATACAGGCCGTATTTTTCTAGTGCAGACCCAGTCGACCTCCATTCAACTCTTGGCAGTGCGAGTCCAGGTTTCCAGGTGTGCCGTGCCGtccaacaaaaagaaaagaaaaaaaaactgatatACTCTACGGAGTAAAAAGGAAACAAAGGGGTTGTGCTGCTCTGGTCTGGTCAGTCAACCCAATCATGCCTGCCTCTGCCTTTAAACAATCCTCCTTTCCTTGCTGGTCGACCGCACGCCAAAAACGCGTCGTGCCCCGGTCGCCGCACGGATCTCCGCGCACCCGCCGCCTTCCTTTATAATCCTTCCCCGCGAGAACCGAACCCTCCTGCCCCGTTCCCTCCCATCGCCGTCGGATCCCCATCCCATCCTATAAAACCCTACCCGGCCACGAGTCGCCGTGGAATTCCCTACCTCACCCACCCACCATCTCAAAATCTCTTGCTATTCTAGTATTCTATTATTCGGCGGCAATTGCATCCAACAGTAATCCTCCCGACGGGATCAAATCAAACAgaattaagaagaagaagaatcaaGGAGATGCCTTCCCAGGAtttcgccaccgccgccggctggAGGCCGAAGCAGCAGCTGCACCACGACCATAAGCTGCAGATCCAGGAGGTCTGGGCGGACAACGTGGACCGCGAGTTCACGCTCATCCGCGCCGCCATCGAGCACTTCCCCTACGTGTCCATGGACACCGAGTTCCCGGGCGTCATCCACCGCCCCGGCAACGCCAAGCACCCCGCCGCCATGACCCCCGCCGAGCGCTACGCCCTCATCAAGGCCAACGTCGACGCGCTCCACCTCATCCAGGTCGGCCTCACCTTGGCCGCCTCCCCCACCGCCCCGCCCGCCCTCGCCTTCCAGATCAACCTCCGCGAGTTCGACCCGCGCCTCCACCGCCACGCCCCCGACTCGgtcgccctcctcgccgccagcgGCCTCGACCTCGCCGCGCACCGCGCCAGGGGCGTCAGCGcgcgcgccctcgccgcgctGCTCATGTCCTCGGGCCTCGTCTGCAACCCGGACGTGGCCTGGGTCACCTTCCACTCCGCCTACGACTTCGCCTACCTCGTCAAGCTCCTCATGGGCCGCAAGCTGCCGAGGTCGCTGCCCGACTTCCTCAACTTGGTGCGCGTCTACTTCGGCCCCGAGGTCTACGACGTCAAGCACATGATGCGCTTCTGCGCCGGAGCCCTCCACGGCGGCCTGgagcgcgtcgccgccgcgctccaggtgcagcgcgcggcggggcggtgcCACCAGGCGGCCTCCGACAGCGTGCTCACCTGGGACACGTTCAGGCGGATCAAGAGCCTCTACTTCGCAAAGGAAGGCAGCCTGCAGCACCTCTGCGCCGGCGTGCTCTTCGGACTGGAGGAGGACGCCAGCAAGCTCATCAGATGAGATACACCACCAGCAGCTTGCTTGTCTTTCTTTTCTTGTACAGAAGACTACAGAGCAGCTCAACTCAATCAATTGCTCCTCTCCTCTTCGATCGGGAGGGacaataattaaattaaattaacacCAAGTTCGTTGATTGGTTATAAAAATCTGGTTGCCGGATGTTTCGCCGAAAACAGGGACATGAAGCTGCAGCAGGTGCATTTGAATTCTACCATTCTCCTGTACTACTAGTGCAAGGCCGTCCAATTTGTGAAGCACATGCAGTGCAGTGCAGCACTAGTGCCGTTGGCGTTTGACCGGCAGCCAGGCCTTGCCTCCGTGCCGCGTGGAATGTTTGAACTTTGAACGCGTCGGGTGGGGGGAAAAGGCTATCCCCTGGACTGGTCTGTACTGTCTGCTGGAGCGCGTGccaccagcaggcagcagcagcgtgACTTGGCGAGTCAATGGAGAAAAACCCCGCCTGCAACAGCTGTGTAAACGGATGGAGCACGTCGGCCTTGATACTATTCTTCGACTGCTGGTGTGGTGAACACCAAATGGTTTGTCTCAATCAAGGAAGTGGGGAGAGTGCCAAGGGGCAGACAGTATACTTTTGAGTCCGATTATTCAGCCAGCGACACTTGCTTCATCATATCAtatacaaaagaaaagactaaTAATAAGATTAAAATTCCTCATATTATTTGGTTCGTTCAAAAAACAAAATTACTATTATTTGGTAGCCAACGCCAGCCGGTGACTGACTTGGGCAGGCGGAAAAGAAGAGGGCACAACTAAGGACttgtttggcagagctccggCTCATTAAAAAACAACTCCGGCTCCTCaagtggagcggcttctctggtggagctgaAGCCGTTTTGCAAAccatttggcaaaacagcttcacctGTTGGAATGAGATTGTAAAATATCTAAATTGTCCTtcctttattttccttttccttttttctttttttccttttctcttctctccttttcttttcctcttcctttttctttttttctctccctttaTTTTTTCCTCCTCACCTCCTTATCCATTCGGCCGACCTCCCCATCCCTGTCTccttccacctccagctccgccgcccctcctGCCTGCCCTCCGACTGCGCCTCCTCCTTCCGCCGGTCGCCGCTGCAAGGTCCTGCCCCTGCACCCGTagccccaccggccgccgcgctcgagcttccgcctgccgccgccgcgggatcccATCCGTCTCTACACCCGGAGCCCTGCTGGCCCCTGCAACCGCTGCCTCCGCCCGTGCGCCTCCTCctgccggtcgccgccgcgcctcctcctgccggccgccgccacgagctGCGCGCGCAGGGGCAAAAGGGGGCATGCCACGAGCGGAGCTCCACGGAGCCGCGCGAAGCCACAAAAATGTGGCTCCGCCCCCGTCAATGGGCTCTAGAGAGCGGGTTTCAAGGGGCTCCTCCGATGGAGCCGCCTCCCCGCACCcggtttggcagggctccgcaTGGAGCCGGAGTGGAGCTCTTTTTGGAGCACTGCCAAACATGACCTAATTCCGCACTACTTTAATTTACTACTACTGCTGCTAATTTAGTAGTACACGCAAGTAGGAGTATTATGGACCTGGATTTCCATTTCATTCTCGCCCAGGAAAGGACTGTCACACCACACCCGCCACTAGTTTATTCTCACAAAACAACTGAAACGAGTACGTATTCTATAACAAAAATAAACACTAGCACTGTCTCTCTCCTTTGTTTCTGCTACCATTACCAGCATTTTGTGTGATGACCAATCCAAATAGTAGTTGATGTTTACACAAAATTATATTTTAGGACTCGACTCTCGGGTGTCATTTTGAGCATGGAGCGAGGTTTTGACATGGTGATTGGTGAATGCATAGCGGATCGGATATGCAACTTGTCCCTTTTCTTTTGTCCGCACCGGCACCATTCAGGTCTGCACAGGATAGGAGTCGTGTTGGAACGGCACCAGTAAAGCAAAACCAGCATGCATGTCAGTATGTGGAATCCTGGATCGAGATGATCTTTGCTCTCTCAAACGGGAGTGGATTTTTTTGCCACTGTCCTGCGTGAAAAGAAGTGAAGTCACCAACACCAGGCACTGGGTTTGCATacatttttatttgaaaaaaagtTTATTTTTGACCTTCCAACTCTTCCTCTTGCCGGCCGAGCAGGCAGAGAGCGCTCTCTCTAGCTGGGAGAGCTACACCCCGCCGGTGACCACCCACGGTCCCGGCGGCCACAGCCCCCACCGCCGATAGCCGCTCCGGCCCCGGCGTCCACCTCCCTGCTGACGCCCCTGCCCTGGGTTGGCCGCCATGGCTGCGCCGGCTCCCACCTCCCCGGCACCCGCGCCGCTAGATCCGTCGCCCACTCCACCGCCCTCGTCCTCCGCGGCGACACCAACCCGCGCCGAgccgcgcccggcgccgccctcTCCGCTGTCGGCGGCGGCTCGTCCCTTATTCCCCGGGTCCTCCCCCTAGGTGAGCGCTGGGCGGATGCAAGCGACGAGGAGATGGTCGACTACGAGTTCACTCCTTCCCCCTCCCCACGCACGACGACTCCCCGCCCGGCGACCTACCGAGACGCCGTCTGTCGCTAGCCGCCGAGCCCGATTCATGCCCCCTCCGTCCCTCCGCCGGGTCTCGAGACTGCGCCGCCCGTCCGGAGCCTGCTCCAGAACCCTCTCGCCGCCAGCGTAAGTGACCTTCCCGCCGCGTTCGTCAGCGCAGGGCACCACCTGTCCGTGTGGTCGACgaccgcgccgcccctgctaCCACGACCGACGGTGGCCGTCGCCGGCCCCGGGTCGACGCTGAGGGGTTCCAGGAGGTGCTCCCTCGAACTGCTCGCCGCacgcgccacctcgccgtcactAACACTAGTGCTACCCATCACCGCATCCCtccggagttggcggacagaTGACTCAACTGCCTCTCCTACAACCACCGCGTCGCCACTTGCCGACTCCCCCGGCGTTGTCTCCGCTGCCACGGTTTCTGCCACCTCACGCGTGACTGCAGGCGTCCTGCTCGCGCAATGGCAACTTCAGCTCGCGTGGCGGGTGCCTCCTATCGCGCTGAGCCACGTCGCCAGTTCTTCACCAGGGGAGATGACGGGCCGCCAACTCCGGCGGCATCCGACGCTCCGAGTCGCACACCTTCGCCGCCACCGGCTGGCACCGCTACTGCTGCTCGAGCGGGTTCGACGGGTCTGGCTGGGGATCTTTCCCAGCCAAAACCGGAATGCTGCTACATTGAGCGCAGCGATGCtatggcggcggaggaggtccaCCTCAGGCTGGCTCTGATCGGTCAGGTGGGCAACGCCTCGCATGGCACCTGCGTGGCTGATGTCCTGTGGTTCATCGTGGGGTACAACAGCGTGCCGGAAACTGAGCTCTCCATCAAGCCTTTCCATCAGAACAGCTTCCTCATCCAATGCACTACGCAGGCGACCAGGGATCGCGTTCTTGCGGCCAGCCCGATTCCACTCGCCACCACTTACCTCTCCCTAAAGTCGTGGACGAGGCTGGTGAATGCTGAGCCCATTTTGTTGTATCACAAGGTTGTCATTGAAGTGGACGGAGTTCCGGTGCACGCCTGGGATCTGGACACTGTGAGCAAGCTTCTCGCTCCACAATGCTGGATCGAACGCCTTGATGAGGCGACTTCAAGCAAGGCTGACATGTCAACGTACAAGGTGACCGCCTGGACGTTGAATCTGGCATTCATCCCGACAGCCAAGAGACTCTTGATTGCGGAGGCGGAGCTTCCGGTTGTGTACTCCAACCCCACCAATCAATGCATCTTCGGCAATCTTACACCGTACCTCCGGGAGAAGCGCGTCCTCGACTACCCGGTGGAACTCCATCTTCGGCGCATCTTCGACTTCACGCCGTGATCCCCATCTTCCTTCGGCGAGTCCTCCCCTTCTGATGATGGCAACAACGGTCCCGACGGCAACCCTGACTGCTCCTATGGGTTCCGTCGCGGTTCGGCGGGTAGCCCCAGGATCTCTGCCTTTCCTCGTCGCGACGGTGGTGGCCGCaccaacggcggcggcagccactTTGGCGGCAACTGTTCTGGTGACGGCACCATTGATTGGGCACGGAACCCGGTGGGCCATGGTGGGGATGGTCCCGACCGGTCTGGGCACGTGATCCCAAAGAAGACTCCTGCCAACATCCACACTGAGCCGGGCCACCAGAAGAACTTTCCTCCTTTGGTTGCCAACAGGAAGGAGAAGACAAATGGAGCCTGCCGGCTGGGTCAGCGGTCCCCCGCGACCTGGGTGGACACCTCCCCCAACGCTGCCCCATCCCTTGTCTCTGCTGCATCTGTGCCGGACAGGACGTCTGTTGTCGATAAGGCTGAGGAGCTCGTTCTCGGCCTTTGGAGGGAGACGGACTACGACCGGTCGCTTGACCCCATGCGATCTGAAGCCTGCGTGGTCCACTTGGCGAAGGTAACGGGCACGGTATCGACAGCTATTTTTGAGGGTGTGACGGTTGTGCCTGCATCAACAAACACGTCCCAGTCGCCCATGCCTGCTGACCGCCCCGCCGTCTGCGTCGACACGCCGGTTGACACCGTTGCGCCGTTACTTCCTGTAATGGAGACGGACTGTGTTGGGTGGGCTGCTTCGGCAACACCCGCAGAGGAGACTTTCGTCGATCCGGGGCTCGCCCCAACGGAGGTGACTGGGCCGGATGGGGGCTCCATGGAACTTGTGGCCCACAACGGTCTGGACGACAACACTCTTCCTAACCCGGGCTCTGATCCTGATTCCGGACGTGGGGGCCCGGATGGCCCAGCTACTCGCCTTTGTGCTTTCGGCCAGGAAGTTGAAATCGCCGTCCCCCCACCACTGATGCCCAAACCGCCCAAGACGACCAGGCGGCCGACACCGGCTGCGAGTGATTTGCTGACGCTGCCAAAGCGGAGCGAGCGTCTTGCTAACCACCCACTCGCAAACGTTGCTTCCTCTAAACGGGCTGAGGTAATCCTCATGTGTAGACTCAATGTTCTGCCTGATGATGCGGTTGCATGCAACGACTCCAGGCAAGCATATAACCAGCTATACAAAGAGAGAATGGAAGATGGCCATTATGAGGCTGTCCGCGACCTGTTGCTGGCGCTTCGCTGTAACGGTCCAGCTCTGGGCCTTTCGGCTCATCTCCTCTGGTTGCATTCTATTTCATGGATCCAATCGTCCTGTTGTCCTAGAACGTCCGTGGGTTGAACACGCGCGCCCAGCGAGACGTTGTCCGTGTCCTTCTGCAAGACACTAGGGCGTCCGTTGTCTATCTACAAGAAACTAAGCTGAGCATGGTAGATGTGGATGTAATCCAATGCATGTGTGGTTCTCAATTTAAAGATTTCACGTATCTGCCGGCCGCAGACACGCGTGGAGGTGCCTTGGTTGCCTATCACCAA
This sequence is a window from Panicum virgatum strain AP13 chromosome 7K, P.virgatum_v5, whole genome shotgun sequence. Protein-coding genes within it:
- the LOC120642167 gene encoding probable CCR4-associated factor 1 homolog 11, which produces MPSQDFATAAGWRPKQQLHHDHKLQIQEVWADNVDREFTLIRAAIEHFPYVSMDTEFPGVIHRPGNAKHPAAMTPAERYALIKANVDALHLIQVGLTLAASPTAPPALAFQINLREFDPRLHRHAPDSVALLAASGLDLAAHRARGVSARALAALLMSSGLVCNPDVAWVTFHSAYDFAYLVKLLMGRKLPRSLPDFLNLVRVYFGPEVYDVKHMMRFCAGALHGGLERVAAALQVQRAAGRCHQAASDSVLTWDTFRRIKSLYFAKEGSLQHLCAGVLFGLEEDASKLIR